A genomic window from Flavobacterium johnsoniae includes:
- a CDS encoding GH92 family glycosyl hydrolase: protein MKNPKSIIFLAISFLVAIENYAQSKVHQYVDPMIGSEGVGRVFIGPSCPYGMVKPSPDCTSSPNSGWLPIPKEVTGFSQVHVSGTGGGPKYGNIQIMPFSGALDKMDQTSFRAEENVKLGYYETVFKENKIKTEITTGEKVSFYRFTYPKNTSKELKIDPGFFLGEEKIPDAREAQQFVGSQIEIVSDTEVRGYSRIRGGWNNGRAYTVYFWATFDQPIAKFVTFKDGKFYNNQKAQFDSGKKTAALLSFGNSGKEELNVKIGISFLSELKAKNNIEVEIPHWNFDNVLVALENKWENLLNRIQLSADTSEEYKKMFYTGLYHTMIMPVDRTGENPLWTNDEPYYDDFYTIWDTFRTSSPLITLIDSKRKVDIINAMLNIYKREGYLPEGRSGNDNGRTQGGSNAEVVLADAFVKNLKGIDYELALQAMLKDATVPPGGNEEKEGRGGLIDYLKLGYVPYGTDRAGNRTIDYSYNDYNIAVVAKGLGKTDLYNQYMKQAENWQNLWRADYENNGAKGFIMPKDAAGNWLDDVVFGESKIQKPTFKYTPVIIESPWYVCHWCVFFYEGTSWEYSFSLPHDIPELVKKSGGEKAFENRLNTFFDNDLFNVANEPSFLTPCLYHWIGKPYLSSDRIRTIIKNSFNTSREGLPGNDDSGAMSSWLAFHMMGLYPNAGQPYYLINTPLIKETVMKLENGKSFKITTKKMSDKNKYIKAAFLNGKPFNQAWILHEDINNGGELVLEMDSKPSKWGTTILPPAK from the coding sequence ATGAAAAATCCAAAGTCTATCATTTTCTTAGCGATTAGCTTTCTTGTTGCAATCGAAAATTATGCACAATCAAAAGTTCATCAATATGTTGATCCGATGATTGGTTCAGAAGGAGTTGGGAGAGTTTTTATTGGTCCGTCTTGTCCTTACGGAATGGTAAAACCAAGTCCAGATTGTACTTCAAGCCCAAACAGTGGCTGGTTGCCAATTCCGAAAGAAGTTACAGGTTTTAGCCAAGTGCACGTAAGCGGAACTGGAGGAGGTCCAAAATACGGAAATATTCAGATTATGCCTTTTTCTGGAGCTTTAGATAAAATGGATCAGACTTCGTTTAGAGCAGAAGAAAATGTTAAACTAGGTTATTATGAAACTGTTTTTAAAGAAAATAAAATTAAAACAGAAATAACGACAGGAGAAAAAGTGTCGTTTTATCGTTTTACGTACCCAAAAAACACATCTAAAGAATTAAAAATAGATCCAGGTTTTTTTCTTGGTGAAGAAAAAATTCCAGACGCTAGAGAAGCACAGCAATTTGTAGGCTCGCAAATCGAAATTGTTTCTGATACAGAAGTTAGAGGCTACAGCAGAATTAGAGGCGGATGGAATAACGGTCGCGCTTATACTGTTTATTTCTGGGCAACTTTCGATCAGCCAATTGCAAAATTTGTAACTTTTAAAGACGGAAAATTTTATAACAATCAAAAAGCGCAGTTTGATTCTGGAAAGAAAACAGCAGCTTTACTTTCTTTTGGAAATTCTGGAAAAGAGGAATTAAATGTAAAAATCGGAATTTCTTTTTTAAGTGAATTAAAAGCAAAAAACAATATTGAGGTTGAAATTCCGCATTGGAATTTCGATAATGTTTTAGTAGCATTAGAAAATAAATGGGAAAATTTATTAAATAGAATTCAGCTTTCTGCAGACACTTCAGAAGAATATAAAAAAATGTTCTACACCGGTTTGTATCACACCATGATTATGCCTGTTGACCGTACAGGAGAAAATCCGTTATGGACAAATGATGAGCCTTATTACGATGATTTTTATACTATTTGGGACACATTTAGAACTTCTAGTCCATTAATTACATTGATAGATTCTAAGCGAAAAGTTGATATTATCAACGCCATGTTAAATATTTACAAGCGCGAAGGCTACTTGCCAGAAGGAAGAAGCGGAAACGATAACGGAAGAACACAAGGAGGTTCAAATGCTGAAGTTGTTTTGGCTGATGCTTTTGTAAAAAACTTAAAAGGAATAGATTATGAATTAGCACTTCAAGCAATGCTTAAAGATGCAACAGTTCCTCCTGGAGGTAATGAAGAAAAAGAAGGAAGAGGAGGATTGATAGATTATTTGAAATTAGGATACGTTCCGTACGGTACAGATCGTGCTGGAAACCGAACTATCGATTATTCATACAATGACTATAATATTGCTGTTGTTGCCAAAGGATTGGGAAAGACAGATTTGTACAATCAATATATGAAACAAGCCGAAAACTGGCAGAATTTATGGCGTGCAGATTATGAAAATAATGGAGCAAAAGGTTTTATTATGCCAAAAGATGCCGCTGGAAACTGGTTGGATGATGTTGTTTTTGGTGAATCGAAAATCCAGAAACCGACTTTTAAATATACGCCTGTAATTATCGAATCGCCTTGGTATGTTTGCCATTGGTGTGTTTTCTTTTATGAAGGAACTTCTTGGGAATATTCATTTAGTCTTCCGCACGATATTCCAGAATTGGTAAAAAAATCAGGTGGAGAAAAAGCATTTGAAAATAGATTGAACACTTTCTTTGACAATGATTTATTTAATGTTGCCAACGAACCTTCATTCCTTACACCTTGTTTATATCACTGGATTGGAAAACCATATTTAAGCAGCGACAGAATCAGAACAATTATAAAAAACAGTTTCAACACTTCTCGCGAAGGTTTGCCAGGAAATGATGATTCTGGCGCAATGTCTTCTTGGTTGGCTTTCCACATGATGGGATTATATCCTAACGCTGGACAGCCTTATTACTTGATTAATACTCCGCTGATTAAAGAAACAGTTATGAAATTAGAAAATGGTAAAAGTTTCAAAATCACAACTAAAAAAATGAGCGATAAAAACAAATATATAAAAGCAGCTTTTTTGAATGGAAAACCTTTTAATCAAGCTTGGATTTTACATGAAGATATTAATAACGGTGGAGAACTTGTTCTTGAAATGGATTCTAAGCCTTCAAAATGGGGAACAACAATTTTACCGCCAGCAAAATAA
- a CDS encoding hybrid sensor histidine kinase/response regulator transcription factor, translating to MRPKFHLLLLLFAVFYSSYSQNIKFAHYNDNNGLSHNSVRHIVQDKKGFMWFGTFSGLNRFDGYQFKNYMSSTPGKNKLYNDDITALELDENSNHLWIGTRKGLTLFKMDTHVFTTFFHKKDDPNSLPDDEVRAVYVDKFKRVWVGTKTKGIYLFFLKENRFEKIKLKGFEYVKEIFEDKSGNIWIGSYEKSGVAKITMDAKGAIVRINNYTLSVPNSNVKNPYINFIYEDAKQDIFVGTREGLYKLNKATNQFVNLYIENKQVRGALGPYFLSVARAPDGKYWVGTLGGLLVCDQLEDIQKGNYKWYYSILSDDTSLVDNLISALYFDKSGVLWIGTEDGLDKYDPYENQFTLNKDISRSIGNQAPRIRGFAKTYDEKIIVATYHNGLFISNTKGSTPLHNTGKDIASIYSDDGKIFYCGLWDGNVLVYNYSTNSSREIKVGFEKSPVFAFSKIGNDLMIVGSFGEGAVILNTKTLQVQSSSELLPGFQINAIERDAKNNVWFATETGVVKYNINSGKIETYSSLFIKEKGVPHDENVSDVLVDVKGKIWASTRFGLCLYNSKKNEFEPVKNLKELSGKWITDILSDANGNLWLNINNNNIAFVKSNLKDISIYHVNSGNRLDVFSSSGFFYFNNSNIFLGGKNGIISFSPPAMKRNNWSPLPVISEFKIQNEEVFPEMEINGEIPLSKDLNYGKEIELTHKNRNFSLQFSAPSFANEKLNKFQYMLEGFDKHWITANSTSRTVQYTNLYPGNYTFKIRSSNSDGYWSKTVSYKIKILPPFWLTPTSFLLFFALLFGIFYFIRKEIKNRIRLKQELLTEKVNREHDVKLNNEKLRFFTNISHELRTPLTLILGPAKQLLDENSNATDYEKSRYNLIYQNASRLLNLVNQVLDFRKAQSGELKLKVTKTDILSYSKNIFDSFKEMAYNKKIKLNFIVEDEEINGWIDNDKYDKILYNLLSNALKFTNKNGNVDLYIRLKDTVEDVLVIEVADDGIGIPLKSMDKIFKRFYQASNSKDNNTGSGIGLSLVKSLVAIHKGIISVESTAGKGSTFRVEIPIDRSAYEHKEVFEYALKNDNLSMLIPEKAAKKIIQNTDMKEKILVIEDNSELRKYLVDYLSDYYKVYDAENGEEGLRLCRQIKPILCVADVMMPVMDGLEFVRELKNDEFISHIPVVMLTALGENNDKVKGYEMGADGYLAKPFEPLLLKTVIENIVKSRLELKQKFSGEVESKVSMLTHSPIDEEFMEKITNLINDNLSEVDLSTDFLCDKLGVSSSKLYRKIKELTDLAPNEFIRTIRLKKSAELLKTKKYNVSEVTNLVGFNDPLYFSRCFKKQFGFPPSKLI from the coding sequence ATGAGACCAAAATTCCATTTACTATTATTATTGTTTGCTGTTTTTTATTCTTCTTATTCACAGAATATAAAATTTGCGCATTATAATGATAATAACGGATTATCTCATAATTCTGTACGCCATATTGTGCAGGATAAAAAAGGTTTTATGTGGTTTGGTACATTCTCCGGATTAAATCGTTTTGACGGTTATCAGTTCAAAAACTACATGAGTTCTACGCCGGGGAAAAACAAATTATATAACGACGATATTACTGCTTTAGAATTAGATGAAAATTCTAACCATTTATGGATTGGAACCCGAAAAGGTCTAACTCTTTTTAAAATGGATACGCATGTCTTTACCACTTTTTTTCATAAAAAAGATGATCCAAACAGTTTGCCAGACGATGAAGTTCGAGCGGTTTATGTAGATAAATTTAAAAGGGTTTGGGTAGGAACCAAAACAAAAGGAATTTATTTGTTTTTCTTGAAAGAAAACCGATTCGAAAAAATTAAGCTGAAAGGTTTTGAGTACGTTAAAGAAATTTTTGAAGACAAAAGTGGCAATATTTGGATAGGAAGTTATGAAAAATCAGGTGTAGCAAAAATTACGATGGATGCAAAAGGAGCGATTGTTAGAATTAACAATTACACACTTTCGGTTCCAAATTCAAACGTAAAAAATCCGTATATCAATTTTATTTACGAAGATGCAAAACAAGATATTTTTGTTGGAACTCGTGAAGGTTTGTATAAATTAAACAAAGCAACTAATCAGTTTGTTAATTTATATATTGAAAACAAACAAGTTAGAGGAGCTTTAGGTCCGTATTTTTTATCTGTTGCACGTGCACCAGACGGCAAATATTGGGTTGGAACTCTAGGCGGATTATTGGTTTGTGATCAGTTAGAAGACATTCAAAAAGGAAATTACAAATGGTATTATTCTATTTTATCTGATGATACTTCGCTTGTCGATAATTTAATTTCGGCACTTTATTTTGATAAATCGGGAGTTTTATGGATCGGAACAGAAGATGGTTTAGATAAGTATGATCCTTACGAAAATCAATTTACTTTAAACAAAGATATTTCGCGTTCAATTGGAAATCAAGCACCTCGAATTAGAGGTTTTGCAAAAACCTACGATGAAAAAATAATTGTTGCGACTTACCACAACGGACTTTTTATTTCAAATACAAAAGGTTCAACTCCTTTACATAATACAGGAAAAGACATTGCCAGCATTTATTCTGATGACGGGAAGATTTTTTATTGCGGTCTTTGGGATGGAAATGTTTTGGTCTACAATTATAGCACAAATTCTTCTAGAGAAATTAAAGTTGGATTTGAAAAATCACCCGTTTTTGCATTCAGTAAAATTGGAAACGATTTGATGATTGTGGGTTCTTTTGGGGAAGGTGCTGTCATTTTAAATACGAAAACTTTGCAAGTACAGAGTTCTAGTGAACTTTTACCTGGTTTTCAGATTAATGCTATCGAAAGAGACGCCAAAAATAATGTTTGGTTTGCTACAGAAACCGGAGTTGTAAAATACAACATCAATTCGGGGAAAATAGAAACCTATTCGTCACTTTTTATTAAAGAAAAAGGCGTGCCGCATGACGAAAATGTAAGTGATGTTTTAGTTGATGTAAAAGGTAAAATTTGGGCTTCAACACGATTTGGTTTGTGTTTGTACAATTCTAAAAAGAATGAATTTGAACCAGTTAAAAACCTAAAAGAACTTTCGGGCAAATGGATTACAGATATTTTATCTGATGCAAACGGAAATCTTTGGCTGAATATAAACAATAACAATATTGCTTTCGTTAAATCGAATTTAAAAGACATCAGCATTTATCATGTAAATAGTGGAAACAGATTGGACGTTTTTAGTTCAAGTGGTTTCTTTTATTTTAATAATTCTAATATTTTTCTTGGAGGAAAGAACGGAATTATTTCTTTTTCGCCGCCAGCGATGAAAAGAAATAATTGGTCGCCTTTGCCTGTTATTTCAGAATTTAAAATTCAGAACGAAGAGGTTTTTCCAGAAATGGAAATCAATGGAGAAATTCCGCTTTCAAAAGATTTGAATTATGGAAAAGAAATAGAGCTCACGCATAAAAATCGTAATTTTTCGCTTCAGTTTTCGGCTCCGTCTTTCGCAAATGAAAAACTGAATAAGTTTCAATATATGTTGGAAGGTTTTGATAAACATTGGATTACAGCAAATAGTACATCGAGAACTGTACAATATACCAACCTTTATCCAGGAAATTATACTTTTAAAATCAGATCAAGCAATAGCGACGGATATTGGAGTAAAACGGTTTCTTATAAAATAAAAATTCTGCCTCCGTTTTGGCTTACGCCGACTTCGTTTTTACTGTTTTTTGCACTTTTGTTTGGTATCTTTTATTTTATAAGAAAAGAAATTAAAAACCGTATTCGTCTTAAACAAGAGCTTCTTACAGAAAAGGTAAACAGAGAACACGATGTTAAATTAAACAATGAAAAACTACGTTTCTTTACTAATATTTCGCACGAATTAAGAACGCCTTTAACGCTGATTTTAGGTCCAGCGAAACAGTTATTAGACGAAAACAGCAATGCAACAGATTACGAAAAAAGCAGATATAACTTGATTTATCAAAATGCAAGCAGATTATTAAATCTTGTAAATCAGGTTTTAGATTTTAGAAAAGCACAATCGGGAGAATTGAAACTAAAAGTGACTAAAACGGATATTTTATCGTATTCGAAGAATATTTTCGATTCGTTTAAAGAAATGGCTTATAACAAAAAAATTAAGCTCAATTTTATAGTTGAAGATGAAGAAATAAACGGCTGGATTGACAATGATAAATACGATAAGATTCTTTATAACCTGTTATCAAACGCTTTAAAGTTTACCAATAAAAACGGAAATGTCGATTTGTATATCAGACTAAAAGATACTGTAGAAGATGTTTTGGTTATTGAAGTAGCTGATGATGGAATTGGGATTCCGTTAAAAAGTATGGATAAAATCTTCAAGCGTTTTTATCAGGCTTCAAATAGTAAAGACAATAATACAGGATCTGGAATTGGGTTATCTTTGGTAAAGTCTTTGGTTGCTATTCATAAAGGAATTATTTCTGTAGAAAGCACAGCAGGAAAAGGAAGTACGTTTAGAGTCGAAATTCCGATTGATCGTTCTGCTTACGAACATAAAGAAGTGTTTGAATATGCTTTAAAAAATGATAATCTAAGTATGCTTATTCCAGAAAAAGCGGCTAAGAAAATTATTCAGAATACCGATATGAAAGAAAAAATATTGGTTATTGAAGACAATAGCGAACTGAGAAAATACTTGGTTGATTATCTCTCTGATTATTATAAAGTTTACGATGCCGAAAATGGTGAAGAAGGTTTGAGACTTTGCCGCCAGATAAAACCTATTTTATGTGTTGCCGATGTTATGATGCCAGTTATGGATGGTTTGGAATTTGTTCGCGAACTTAAAAATGATGAATTTATCAGTCATATTCCGGTTGTGATGTTAACCGCGCTTGGCGAAAATAATGACAAAGTAAAAGGTTATGAAATGGGTGCTGATGGTTATTTAGCGAAACCTTTTGAGCCTTTATTGCTTAAAACGGTTATCGAAAATATTGTCAAATCGAGGTTAGAACTCAAGCAAAAATTCTCTGGAGAAGTAGAAAGTAAAGTTAGTATGCTAACGCATTCTCCTATTGATGAAGAATTTATGGAGAAAATCACAAATTTGATTAATGATAATTTGAGTGAAGTAGATCTTTCTACGGATTTTCTTTGTGATAAATTGGGCGTTAGTTCTTCTAAATTATACAGAAAAATCAAAGAATTGACTGATTTGGCTCCAAACGAATTCATTAGAACAATTCGATTAAAAAAATCTGCAGAATTGCTTAAAACTAAAAAATATAATGTTTCTGAAGTAACGAATTTGGTTGGTTTTAATGATCCGTTATATTTTAGCCGATGCTTTAAAAAACAGTTTGGTTTCCCGCCAAGTAAATTGATTTAA
- a CDS encoding DUF4861 family protein, whose product MKLSIVTSLLFCCICFGQNNTDNSLYMKSDKITYLTDIGSESGDLYKTIGHHGPAVENEWMALRIYFSDKVAIDVYSKAKPGLELRKANWYPTPQQQKEGWGADYYKVASTVGLGGVKLWDGEKVVPLNPVTNRLARVGKTDTTSWMEMISRGVPYKGKKVDILVRVTVFSGKREAKVEAVSLNGEKVQFATGVNYFKDCATKKGTNYIAVWGKHPEDVAAEIVEVGAAIMYNPKDYEKTTDDGTQYLLISKPAKKLETTIISSSARETELNTLDKLEAYIKK is encoded by the coding sequence ATGAAATTATCTATCGTAACCTCTTTACTTTTTTGCTGCATTTGTTTTGGACAAAATAATACAGACAACAGTTTGTATATGAAGTCTGATAAAATTACATATCTAACAGATATTGGCTCAGAATCAGGAGATTTATATAAAACAATCGGACATCACGGTCCAGCTGTAGAAAATGAATGGATGGCTTTGAGAATTTATTTCAGCGATAAAGTAGCGATTGATGTTTATTCTAAAGCAAAACCAGGTTTAGAATTAAGAAAAGCAAATTGGTATCCGACGCCGCAACAGCAAAAAGAAGGTTGGGGAGCCGATTATTATAAAGTAGCATCAACTGTAGGACTAGGCGGTGTAAAACTTTGGGACGGAGAGAAAGTTGTGCCTTTAAATCCAGTAACAAATCGTTTGGCTCGCGTTGGTAAAACAGATACAACTTCTTGGATGGAGATGATTTCAAGAGGAGTGCCTTACAAAGGGAAAAAAGTGGATATTTTAGTTCGCGTAACGGTATTTTCTGGTAAAAGAGAAGCAAAAGTAGAAGCTGTTTCTTTAAACGGAGAAAAAGTACAATTTGCAACTGGAGTAAATTACTTTAAAGATTGTGCAACAAAAAAAGGAACAAATTATATTGCAGTTTGGGGAAAACATCCTGAAGACGTTGCGGCAGAAATTGTAGAAGTTGGTGCAGCAATTATGTATAATCCAAAAGATTATGAGAAAACGACAGATGACGGAACACAATATTTATTGATTTCAAAACCAGCAAAAAAATTAGAAACAACCATTATATCTTCTAGTGCGAGAGAAACAGAATTAAACACTTTAGATAAATTAGAAGCTTACATTAAAAAGTAA
- a CDS encoding metallophosphoesterase family protein has protein sequence MFRISAIIVLLFSSYLCKSQQITKKEVQIAFIADVHLQDIFAKFEDNDYKGIKNPKTGEYANIRTMNAQLHSTRIFNENYFAFLEALNDIVKRNIKQVALPGDFSDDGQPVHVRGLRKILNEYSKKYGISFFITTGNHDVVRPFSQDATKTDFLGKGGKEQIISSSRNNLEKVKSDLEPIITKDIKNWGYKETINEMRDFGFFPKKTDLYWETPFSNYTYEQYNFEKAQKESVLEKRTYLIKNTNLYLPDASYLVEPVKGVWLLGIDANAYVPNEKLSGEPNNPHDFSGANTGYNNVLIYKSHLLNWIKKVSVEAKKKGKILIAFSHYPMVEFNDDASPELKQLFGANKMQLQRVPDEEVAQQFADAGIQIHFGGHMHINDTGVRTSANGNTLFNIQTPSLAAYMPAYKILTIHSDSEFEVETIVIGNVSNFNSLFPFYEEEYTHLEEIKNKDIWNKEILKAKDYAAFTNWHLKELVRLRFLPEDFPVDLLKSIEKLSGRDLLELNKNQSEIDKDLKANSLTISDFELWTGFDMILDFYRLKSADELAFNEIGKKKLKQYDLICKHLKKSNDPKLVLWAEIFWKTMNGKPSDHFKIDLKNNKIDNLSVK, from the coding sequence ATGTTTAGAATATCGGCTATAATAGTATTACTATTTTCTTCATATCTCTGCAAATCACAGCAGATTACTAAAAAAGAAGTTCAAATTGCTTTTATAGCCGATGTTCATTTACAGGACATTTTTGCCAAATTTGAGGATAACGATTACAAAGGAATCAAAAATCCGAAAACGGGCGAATATGCCAATATCAGAACAATGAATGCACAATTGCATTCTACGAGAATCTTCAATGAAAATTACTTCGCTTTTTTAGAAGCATTAAACGACATCGTAAAAAGAAACATCAAACAAGTTGCTCTTCCTGGTGATTTCAGCGATGACGGACAGCCAGTTCATGTTCGCGGATTGAGAAAAATACTCAACGAATATTCAAAAAAATACGGAATTTCATTTTTTATTACCACTGGAAATCATGATGTTGTAAGACCATTTTCTCAAGATGCCACCAAAACTGATTTTTTAGGAAAAGGAGGAAAGGAGCAAATTATAAGCAGTTCTAGAAATAATTTGGAGAAAGTAAAAAGTGATTTGGAACCTATTATTACAAAAGATATAAAAAATTGGGGTTATAAAGAAACCATTAACGAAATGCGTGATTTTGGTTTTTTTCCAAAAAAGACCGATTTGTATTGGGAAACGCCATTTTCAAACTATACTTACGAACAATATAATTTTGAAAAAGCTCAAAAAGAATCTGTTTTAGAAAAAAGAACGTATTTAATTAAAAACACCAATTTGTATCTTCCAGATGCAAGTTATCTGGTTGAGCCTGTTAAAGGAGTTTGGCTTTTAGGAATTGATGCCAATGCATATGTGCCAAACGAAAAACTATCAGGAGAGCCAAATAATCCGCATGATTTTTCTGGTGCAAATACAGGTTACAATAACGTTCTGATTTATAAAAGCCATCTTTTAAATTGGATAAAAAAAGTATCAGTAGAAGCTAAGAAAAAAGGGAAAATATTGATCGCTTTTAGTCATTATCCGATGGTTGAATTTAATGATGATGCTTCACCAGAGTTAAAACAGCTTTTTGGAGCAAATAAAATGCAGTTGCAACGGGTTCCAGATGAAGAAGTAGCACAACAATTTGCAGATGCTGGAATTCAGATTCATTTTGGCGGACATATGCACATTAACGACACTGGCGTAAGAACGTCCGCAAACGGAAACACGCTGTTTAATATTCAGACACCGTCGCTCGCGGCGTATATGCCAGCTTACAAAATATTGACAATTCATTCTGATTCTGAATTTGAAGTAGAAACTATCGTAATTGGCAATGTCAGTAATTTCAATAGTTTGTTTCCTTTTTACGAAGAAGAATATACTCATTTGGAGGAAATTAAAAATAAAGATATTTGGAATAAAGAAATTCTAAAAGCCAAAGATTATGCAGCATTTACAAATTGGCATCTAAAAGAATTAGTTCGTTTGCGATTCTTGCCTGAAGATTTTCCTGTAGATTTATTAAAATCGATTGAAAAACTTTCTGGTAGAGATTTATTAGAATTGAATAAAAACCAATCTGAAATAGATAAAGATTTAAAGGCAAATTCTTTGACAATTTCTGATTTTGAACTTTGGACTGGATTTGATATGATTTTAGATTTTTACCGTCTTAAAAGTGCCGATGAACTTGCTTTTAATGAAATAGGAAAAAAGAAATTAAAGCAATATGATTTGATCTGCAAGCATTTGAAAAAATCAAATGATCCGAAATTGGTTTTATGGGCAGAAATATTTTGGAAAACCATGAATGGTAAGCCTTCCGATCATTTTAAAATTGATTTGAAAAATAATAAAATTGATAATTTATCTGTTAAATAA